The sequence TGTCTCTTTACCTGATAAAGTGCAATGTCCTGGCCCCTCTTCTCATGTGTTGCCTGGAGCTGTCGCTGGAGGAATTGCTTCTGGGTGCTCAGTTTTGCCCCCTGATCCAGCACCACCTGCAGTTGCCGCCTGAGGCCTTTGACCTCCTGCTGTGTGTGACGTAGGGACTCAGTCCTGCTTTGATCCCATTTCATCAGATTTTCCAGTTTGGGTTCATAATATTTCTGCAGCCACCGTCTTTGCTCAGCTAAAATGTTCTGGAATTCATCTGTTTGCTGGCCCTTTGATCTGGACACAATATTGATAGTGTTTCGGATGTTTTCAAGTTTGTGGATTACTTGGTTTATTTCTTCTTGCTGGTGATCTTTAAGCACAGCCAGTTCATCGGAGAGGAGCTGTGCCTCGGATTCTAAAGCTTCTTGTTCTAATGCCATCTGGGGAAGGCTTCGATTACTGGTGCTCACTGCATGTTTGTAGGTCATTTGAGTTTTTATAATTTCAAACAGTTTCCTTTTAGTAGATTTGATCTCCTCCTTGTAGTTTTCACATTCAATCTCTGCCTCCGATTTACCCTGGAAAAGCACCAGCAGCTTTGCCCGCAAGTCGCAAACCTCTTGGATCATTGGTTCTTTCACAAAGATTAATTCTCTAATAAGATTCTCCCTTTCTTCTAAGAGTTCCTCCAAGGAGTCAATGCATCTTTGAAAGTGTCTCCCTACTGCTTGCAGGGTATCAGCAGCTTGAACAATGTTCACGGGTGACTCATCAGAAAACTCGTCCTTTGTATCCTACAGTCATCACAACACAAAATAAGGAACTTAAGATGCATTCATTTGATCATAAGATTCCCCTAGcaagtggaacaagctgccagaggaagtggttgaggcaggtacaatcgtATTATTGAAGAGGCACTAAGATAGTTGCATGGAGAGGAGGGGCTTGGGGGGACATGGGCCAAAAGCAGGGAATTGGGATTAGCTGGTGGGTATAGTGGTCAGCATATACTGGCTGGGCCAAAGAACCTGCGTCTGTGttgtattgctctgtgactctgtaacTCTACTTATTCTTCCTAATCAGTCTTATGTATTTGTCATTATTCTTACAAAACTCTGGGTACCATGATGAATGATTCTTGTGTCATTGCAGTGTTTGTGAAAATGAGGCCCTTCATTCTCTATGGACAACCAGTAAACTGACGGTTTTACTGATGTTCATCTTTGCAGGGACACAGATCATTTTCCCGTTGTAAATAAACCCTGGTGGCACAGGCAAGGTGGTTAGGAAGGCAGCATCTTGTCTTCATCAGCCTGGAAATGAATTGCAGGGTTGGGCACATCATTACACCGGTGAGATGAATTGCAGAGTTGGGCACATCGTTACACCGGTGAGATGAATTGCAGAGTTGGGCACATCGTTACACCGGTGAGATGAATTGCAGAGTTGGGCACATCATTACACAGGTGCACTATGTTGGTTAGAAACATTGACAGATACATTAACAATGTAcaagaggcacatggatgatagaaagttggtggactatgtaggagggaagggttagattgatcagagctgactacaatactgtgcaaaattcttaagcACATACTGCATATAGGTGAGGTGCCCAAGacatctgcacagtactgtagtaattttatgtattacattgtacctCTGCCATacaaaaacagatttcatgacatatacgagtgatgataaacctgattctgatatgggtctctgttatggactgagtgggaaggggacaggcaGAGGGaaaccatggttgggaaaaggggaagggagaggggagggaacgaaaagcaccagagagacattctgtaataaaacaattgcttggaatcaaatggccttgtctGGCACCTCAGAGCTGGGGTGTCTGTACCCACACCAGCCCCTAcccctccttctctgccacctgtgtcacacccctcctgcggtattccatcctcaccattcccaacatcctttgctcccaccagatttacaagatCACACTCggctccacgttgacaagtacGGTACTGTACTAAAGTCCTGGCCACCCTAGCTACATACAcagtatgtgcccaagacttttactTAGTACtgcatgtaggagggaagggttaggttgatcataGAGTACCAATGTTTTTGGaaagacattgtgggctgaagggcctgtactatgctttGGCATTCTATACCACCATAAAACCATGGGAACATAATGTGAAGGAACAGtatcaggccattcagtccatcacatctgctccaccattccatcatggctgatttattatccttctcaaccctattcttctgccttcttcctgtaacatttgacaccctgactaatcaagaacctatcaacctttgctttaaatatatacaatgacttgtcctccagagccatctgtggcaatgaattccacagatttaccaccctctggctaaagaaattcctcctcatctgtgttctaaatgcatgtccctctattttgatgTTGTGTctactggtcctagacttccccaccacaggaagcatcttcacattcactctatcgaggtctttcaatattcaaaaggtttcaatgagatcctcctctttcatctaaactccagcaagtacaggcccagagccatcaaacactcctcatacgttaaactttttattcccagaattattctcgtgaacctcatTTGGACTCTCTCCCTATACCAGCACATCCATTTTTAGATACAAGACCaaacctgctcataatactccgagTAGGGTCTGATCAAggtgcttataaagcctcagcattacaaccttgaTTTcctattctagttctctcaaaataaatgctaaattTGCAGAAGTTGCCCGAATGCTAAAATTGTCTTCTTTACTACTGACTTAATCTGCTAGAtaatctttaaggaatcctgcactaggactcccaaatctGTTTGCACCAGCACATACAAAATATTAGAGgaaaaaaagtgctaggcaaactcaaaggtcttaaggtggataagtcacctggaccagatggactacgtcccagagtcctgagagaggttgctgaagagataacagatgcattggtcatgatctttcaagaatcacttgattctgcattggtcccgaaggactggaaaattgcaaatgtcactccgctctttaagaagggaagaggaCAAacggaaggaaattataggccagttcgccTAATcccagtggctgggaaagtgttggtgcctattaaggttgaggttttgaggtacttagaGACCAATacaagtcaaagacaacatggtttctgtaaagggaaatcttgcctgacaaatctgttagagttctttgaggaagtaacaagtagggtggacaaaggagagacagtgaatGTCATTTTCTTGGACTTTCAGTAGGggttgataaagtgccacacatgaggctgcttaacaagataaaatactGTGGcatgacaggaaagatactggcatggatagaggagtggctgacaggcaggaggcagcaagtgggaataaaaggggccttttcttgttggttaccagtgactagtgatgttcctcaggggtcagtattgggaccactgcttttcacattgtttatcagtgatttagataatggaattgaaggctttgtggcaaagtttgcagatgatacgaaaataggtggaggggtaggtggtgctgaggaagcaatgtgattgcagaaggacttagacaaattggaagaatgggcataaaggtggcagatggaatacagtgttgggaaatgtttgataatgcattttggtaaaaggaacaatagtgcggactattatctaaatggggagaaggttcaaacatcagaggtacagaaggacttaggagtcctcacgcaaaactcccagaaggttcatttacaggttgagtctgtggtaaaggcagcaaatgcaatgttggcatttatttcaaggggaatagaaagttaaagcaaggagataattttgatgctttataagacactagtcaggccacacttggagtattgtcaacagctttaggaaccatatctcaaaaaggatgtgttgtcattggagagagtccagaggaggttcacgaggatgattctgggaaggaagagattaacatatgaggagcgtttggcagctttggtccTGCACTCATTGGAAATGAGAAGAATtcaggggggatcttattgaaacctattgaatgttgaaagttctagatagggtggatgtttccaatggtgggtgtatccagaactagagagcatagcctcaaaattgagggatgaccgtttagaacagaggagaggaggatttttcagccagagagtagtaagtctgtggaatgctctgctacagactggtGGAtgtcaagtctgtgggtatacttaaggcagaagttgatcatttcctgatcagtcaggcatcaaaggatatagcgagaaggcaggtgtatgggattgagtgggatcagcaatcagccatgatggaatggcagagcagactcgatgggccgaatggcctaattctgctcctacgtcttatgaaaCTGAGCAAGTCAGGGGGCATCTACGGAGAAGTTTGCAGCAACAACAGAAGTTTAATCCATCTACTTGGGAAGAGTAGAGCCATTTAATCCCTTTGCCACAAACTCCATCATCCCTTTCCCTTGCAATGGCCTGAAGATGAACCAGACAGTTGGTCATCTTGGATTTTTATCTGGTCCTGAGTGAGCTGCAGGCTGTCTGGCTCCACCTCCATCTCTGCTGAAACCACTTCCTCTTTGCTGGCTTATCATTCTAACAATGTCCTGCAAGGCTTTCTATCTTCTACATCACAACATAGGAATATCGCTTCCACTTATTTCAATCAGCTTACCATGTCTGCACCGAATATGGTGCTGGCTTAAACCAATCCCATTTGTCTGAATCCCTCCATACCCTGCCTGCCCACACCAGAATaaggtttattctcactgacacacatcatgaaatctgttgttttgtgcagCAGTTTATGTGATGCAATGGATTGTATGGGATGCCCAGGGAAGGGTAGTATGTaaaaccacaagacaaaggagtagaattaggccatttggcccatcaagtctgctccaccatttcatcatggctaacccatttctctcaaccccattttcctgccttctcccccataaccTATCAGcctttgccttaaatgcacctagTAACCTGGTCTGCACAGCCACccgcagcaatgaattccacaaattcactacctctggctaaagagacacctcctcatcactgtgCTAatctgtccctctattctgaggctgtgccctcagtccTAGACGTAGGATATGAAATCCTAgacattggaaacatcttctccacatccactctattgcagcctttcaatattcgataggtttcaatgaaatcccccctcattcttctgaattccagtgagtacagcccgaGCCTTCAATCACTGCTCACATAActctttcgttcctggaatcattctcgcaaacctcctctgaaccctctccaatgtcaatacatacgttcttaaataaggggcccaaatcagTTCCCAATTCtctgagtgaggcctcaccagtaccttaaaACAGCTTCAACATTACAGCGGATCGAGACACAGGACTCtcggggaaagggagaggaggtggaatCCGCTTCTACATAAACAAAGGTTAGTGCATGGAGGTCACAATGTTAGGAAAATCATGCAGTCCACATCTAGAGAATTCTTATAAACTGTAGACTGTTTTATTCACCGCTGGAGTTGTCCTTATTTATTCTGGTCGGCATCTACATTTCCACCTCAGGCCTGCGTCAGGGAGGCACTACAACACCTGGCTGACCGGATAACTGAAGTGGAGAACAAACATCCAGACTCCTTGCTCATTGTTCTTGGTGATTAAGGAAACCTTAGCCACGAATTGCCAAAATTTAGACAACATAATAAGTGTCCGACCAGGGACACTAGCATACTAGACTACTGCTACGCGACAACAAAGGATGCATATCGCTCTGTTACATGGGCAGCCTTGGGACTCTGACCACTGCCTGGTTCACCTTCTCCCGACATGCAGGCAGAAACTAAGATCAGTTAAGCCTGTTGTCAGGACAGTCAGGAGATGGACCAACAAGTCAAAGCTGGAACTTCAGGCCTGTTTCGACTGCACGGATTGGAGTGTCTTTAAGGCTGCAGCTACAGATCTTCATGATCTGTCTGACATCGTGACCTCATACATCAGTTTTTGTGAAGACATGTGCATTCCAACAAAAACCTTCTGCATATCCAACAAGAAGCCCTGGTTCACAATCAGAACTCAGGCAGCTTCGTCGGGAGAAGGAGGAGGCGTCCAGAAGAGGGGACAGGATTCTGTACAAACGAGCCAGGAACACACTGACAAGGGAGATTAGGCAACGAAGAAGCGCTAcattggaaaactgcaaaacaGGTTTTCAGACAACAGCCCAGTGTCAGTGTGGAAGGGGCTCCAAGAGATCAACTACAAGAAACCATTCCCCCAGGCTGTGGAGAGCCATCAACTGGCTGACAATCTGTACAAGTTTTATTGTCGATTCGACACCTTCATTCCGCCCAGCCTAAACACAGACCTACCTGCAACCCCCATCATCCATCACCCTGACACCTCAGTATCTGCTTTCTCACCCCACTTTACAAAAACTGCTCCTCCTACCCCCCTTCACTTCAATCCTCTTGTACCTGCTCTCAGGATCTGTGAGAGGGAGGTGAGTCAGCTGTTctggaggcagaagaccaggaaagCGCCAGGCCCAGACAGCGTGTCGCCCTCCTGCCTGAAGACCTGCGCTGATCAGCTGGCCCCCATCTACACACGGATCTTCAATAGATCACCGGAGCTGTGTGAAGTCCCTCATTGCTTCAAGCGCTCCATTATCATTCCAGTCCCTAAGAAACCCACTATCAAGGGACTAAGTGACTACAGGCCTGGTGCCTTGCCATCTGTGGtcatgaagtcctttgagagACTAGTGCTGGCTCACCTGAAGGACATCACAGGCCCCCTGCTGGacccctgcagtttgcttatcggGCAAATAGGTCGGTGGATGATGCAGTCAACATAGGACTGCATTACATACTACAACACCTCAACAACCCAggaacttcagctcagcattcaacaccatcgtcccagaaatcctccactccaaactcacccagctcactgtctccccagccatctgtcagtggatcacaagcttcctgactgacagggtgcagcaagtgaggctggggagcatcatttctagcacctggacaatcagtaccggtgccccccagagatgtgtgctctccccactgctcttctccctttaaACTAATGACTGCAGCTCACAGcatccatctgttaaactcctgaagttttcatacgacacaactgtcattggcctcatctgagacggtgatgagtctgcatacacacgggtggtggaacggctggtcctctggtgtggtcagaacaatctggagctaaatacgctcaagactgtggagatgacagtggacttcaggaggagccccccaatactccccccactcactatactcaacagtattgtgtctgctgtggagaccttcaggcttctgggtgtcacaatctcccaggacctgaagtggacacccaacacggacactcttatcaaaaaggctcagcagaggttgtatttcctacgtcaactcaggaagtacaacctgcctcaggagctgctgattcaattctattcaggaataatccagtctgttctctgttcgtccatcactgtctggtttggatcagctaccaaacaagacaagaatagactccaaagaaccgtcagggctgcggaaaggattattggtgtgaagctgccctcgatccaggacttgtatgcatctagagtcaggaagtgagcaagcagcatctttgtagacccatcacaccctggacatcacctgttccaaccccttccttctggtaggcgctttagatcactatgccaggacaaataggtacaagaacagtttctttccgtatgccatcagtcttatgaacacttgaattttagtctattataaaccaagtccacctgtacatacacaggtatacctcattgtatatagtccacaattatttgcactattgttgtttgctttttgattctgcacagcaagagctcagggaaaccagcatcaaattccctgtatgtgtccacatacttggcgataataaaggattctgattcttgcttttatattctagtcctcttgaaatgaatgttaacattgcatctacctgccttccttaccactgactcaacctgcaaagtaatCTTCAGGGAACCCTGCATGGGGACCCCCAACTCATgtccctcagatttttgaattttctccctgtttagaagatagactatgcctttattcctttctaccaaagtgcatgaccatgcacttcccacaCTGTATTCTCTCTGCCACTCctctgcccactctcctaatctgtccaagtcctctgcAGTCTCTaattcttcaacactacctgcccctccacctatctttgtatagtctgcaaatgtggccacaaaaccatcagttTCATTATTCAAATCACCAACATTGTCAGTgttgatggcagacccaaatgtGAGACACAAAAACACAACATGAGGTaaactaaattgagtttattgctcaTTGCAAGGAgggcaaagcagaagcaggaaataGCATCATGGACAAGGAACAGGCCCTGGACCAAGGCTGGGACACAGGGGCTGTGCTAAGGCTAAGGCTAAGACCAAGACTAGGAAAGTACAACCAGGTCAAGGAACCAAGAACTGGAAACCtggaggactccaagccagagactggacaggcacccagaacctgggtattgactcaggctcagaccccagatccAGGTGAAGACCAAGATGTGGCTAGGCTATAGgccaaggcacatggacaggaacacagacttgggcttagGGACAGGCCCCAGACTCCTCGATGCTGGGAACCTCCAGGGCCCCAGACTCCTCGATGCTGGGAACCTCCAGGGCTAGCCAGGACTCTTCTTATTCActggacagactcagacacaggacataaaacactgagccgggaatcctcGTTAGACATAGGACGGGCTCAGGACTCTatttgacacagggtcaggaccccTTTTTAGACGCAGGACATTGATACGAAGACCACACAGTGACGGACAGTACTATAACTGGGCCCCAAGTACGCTCCAAGCAGCGGCGAGCTCTTGACTAACCccggcgggttaactttgactgacctgctctggcaagggaaggcggcttgctggaACTTGCTCCGGGAGGAGaccaggcttgctccggccagccGACATTGGCTCGCAAACTACCTTCAGTGACTTCGTTAACACTCtcacgccgaacggctgaaagccggagactataaactgccggttcagccgaaagtaaattgcctccaatcagcaagcccgagggacacggaaaaacagggaaccaaagagaaacggggagtcaacggtccggatcgtaacacaaacaaaggaaatttaaagggaacccgatccggaccatgacaggcgtacaatgtaaaaataatcggtcccagcacagagcaccgtggaacaccagtagtcaacagcagccaatctgaaaaggatctctttattcccaatctttgcattCTGCAAATCAGTCAATgcgctatccatgctagtatctttcctatagcgccatgggctcttatcttgttaagcagcctaatgtgtggcaccttgtcaaaggccttctgaaaatccaagaacacaacatccaccaattttcttttgtttatccttcttgttatttcttcaaagaatgtccaacagatttgtcaggcaagatttttccttaaagaaaccatgctgacttcagcgtattttgtcatgtgcttccaagtactctgaaaccacatctttaacaatcaactccaaatcttctcaaccactgaggtcaggctaactagcctataattttgcttcttttgcctccctcccttcttgaagagtggagtgacatttgaaaataTCCGTTCCTCCGAAACTATGCCAGAAAGTATTGATTTCTGATCTCCTTGAGAGCGCTGAGGTGAAGTCTATttagtccagatgacttatctaccttcagacctttcagtttctcaagcaccttctccccagTAATAGCATCCgccccttgacactctcaaaACTTGCTGCattctactagtgtcttccacagtgaaaactgatgcaaaatacttattcagttcatccatcatttccttgtGTCCAGTTACTATCACTCCAAGTCATTTTCCattggtctgatatctactcttgcctctcttttactctttatatatctgaaaaaaaactttaggTATTATTTTTGATGttattggcttgcttaccttcatattttatctttcatTTTTTAATAccttctgttcatttttaaaagcttcccaatcctctaactgccCAGTAATTTTGcactattatataccctctcttttgcttttatgctggctttgacttcccttgtcagccatggttgagtcatcttgcctttagaatacatccTTTTCTTTGGGAAGTATCTAtcatgtgccttccgaattggtccaataaactccagccattgctgcactCCTGTCATTCgtgctagtatccccttccaatcaactttggccagcatctctgtcatgcctctgtaattccccttactccactgcaatactgatgcatctgactttagcttcaccctcttaaattgcagggtgaattctatcacgttatgatcactgtttcataagggttcctttaccttaagctccctaatcatatccagttcattacacaacacccaatccagaatcgcTAATACCCTAgggggctcaaccacaagttgcttcaaagccatcttggaggcattccacaaattatctctcttgagatctagtatcaacttgattttcccaatctatttgcATATTGAACTCTCCCAAAActaatgtaacattgcctttttgacctctggttgtcacggcctggtccgttgactcctcatttcagttaatttccttttctctgtgttccactgggctcctgaTCCTCATTCGAATGGGTCAGCATAAAAGCTCCAGCTTACATCTACTCAATGGTGGACCGTTACAAGAAGCCAGTCGGGCAATGCACATTCTGGGCTGTCAAGAAGTCTGGACCGTCACCTGAGCGAGTGCGGTAATGCACGTTCTGGGCCACCAAGAATTGTGGACTCTAAGCTGCCTTGGTGCGTGGGGCTGCATTGAGAATTCTGTCATTTTCGTGTCCTACTGAGAATGCTGGCTGTTTGCCGTTACTCCGAGTCAAGATGTGAATTCTGTCATTTTCCTGTCTGGCTGAGTGTTTCTGGCTGGTTGCTGCTGCTTCGAGTCAAGATGCTGGCTGTCTGTCATTGTTTGGTTTAGTCGTCTTGTTTCTGGCTGAgtgggtccggccgtttgccactactctGAGTTgagaattctgtctcttcgttTCCAGCTAAGTGATTGCTGGCCGTTTGCTGCTTCATGAGTTACTCCGTGTCAAGATTCgaactgtctgttgttgtttggtttAGTCGTCTTGTTTCCAGCTGAgtgggtccggccgtttgccactgCTTCGAGTTGGAtattctgtctcttcgtgtccaagtccaagtcccaGTCCAGGTTctgtgtccaagtccaagtccaggctctgtgtccaagtccaagtctaaGTCCAGGATCTGTGTCCGAGCTCCTCCTGTTTGTTGTTCCGCATCCTCGTCCGTGTAAACATTTAATCTTCGCTCCCGGCTTTTCTGGTaactattaataaacacacttTGTTAATGCTACTTCCGTGTCTGTGTCCGGCTCTTGGGTCCGCTTTCCTACACTCCCTTGCAACACAGGTGAagaggcttgtcatgtccattctcaggggactcactcacctttggtccccaccggataCTCTGCTCTCAccggtggctccaagtagctgtctgcATGTAACAGTGGCCACGCCCCGGTACATCGCTTCGACAGCGGGCTAAACCTGGTAAGAGTAGCCGgagggcctcataccccagtgaattAGAGACATACTTGTGAAGTCAGCTTGGGCGGATGAGACCTGCAGTGAAATCGAGTGACCATGAAGATGGTTCTGCAATGCTTTGAGGGCATCAACAGGCacagacatcatggtcatccactgcaagcaaggaagaccccagtaTGTGATGACACTGGACCAGGACTTTTAAGGTCGAGcgaatggaactgccccagtacaacaacttctctaactttaaaaactctcccgcacaggtttcccgTCATCGTTGGACATGACGTACAACCTATCATAGTACAATACATCAATCattcaataaattacaataagaaatacattttaaaatagaaaaaataagtcgtgcaaaaagagagcaaaattagtgaggtggtgttcatggatttattGTCTGTTCAAACATCTGATGCATTAGGGTGCATTAGGGTGAGCGATACCCCAACCCTCTCTAAGTGCTATCGAATCTGCTCCCACCTCCTCTGCTGACATTTCCACGCTGGGAGAAAGACTCCGTTTTCCTAATGAAGATAAGAGTAAAATATGTCAAAGGATCTTCCCCATTTCATCCATCTTTACTTCCCATACTTTATAACAGCAACAAGATATCATTTTCACAGTCTGCACGATACTTCATCAGCAAATCCTATCCCATTTTCATTCTATTCTGCTTAAATATGTGAAGCAACAGATCCATTAAAGGAAATAAATATCAAACTCCAAGGCTTTTGTGGACGGGGAAGTCAGCTGGGAGCTGATTGGTTTTCAGTCACCTCACAGAAAGGATATGCGTTTGCATCACACAGCAGCTGCCTGGTGTTGATGTTAAACAGCACTCGTCCCTGCTTAACAACCACTATTCCCGTATTGAAAATAGCTGACATGAGTAATGAAATGGTTGCCAAAATCTAAGCTCAATGCCTAGGTGTTCATCAGGACAAAGGCTATATCTTACCATGTTCTGTAACAGCCCCGGTGGTGCTTCGTGAAAGATTCACAAACGAAAGAAATGTCTTGACCGTTGTTAAGAATAGCAACTAGGTTCATCTCAGAGGCAGATTGGTTTACAGCCTCAGCTGTCAATTGATACTCCACCGTATGGCACTCAAAATGAGCTCAACTCAACATAATTTCAGTACTAGAGCTGAAGTGTTTGGCCAACGAAATGGAgaattaatatatttatttttctaaATATGTCCTCAATGAGTCATTAATTTTCATTAATTTACTATATTTGTAACAAACTACAGAAAATGTTTCTAGTTGTACAATTAATTTAAATGACCATTCACATTTTGTGCTTGAGGTGAACAGAGGACTGCTGCGGATCCCAGTTCAGCCTCTCCCTCTTCCGGCACATCTTCAAGCCGTCAGGATCTAAATCTGGTGCCATATCCAATAAACTGACATGCCATCTTTCACTGGAGCAGATTTGACCAAGGCCATCTTTATTTCTTATCTACTTCACTGATTTCTGAGTTGCGGCAGGGTAACAGATCCTTCTGGCCGTACAACCCTGTGCAGCACAGTGAGACCCATGTGAGCAGTTAACTTACCAACcgggaccgtgggaggaaaccagagc is a genomic window of Mobula hypostoma chromosome 28, sMobHyp1.1, whole genome shotgun sequence containing:
- the sync gene encoding syncoilin, translating into MDTKDEFSDESPVNIVQAADTLQAVGRHFQRCIDSLEELLEERENLIRELIFVKEPMIQEVCDLRAKLLVLFQGKSEAEIECENYKEEIKSTKRKLFEIIKTQMTYKHAVSTSNRSLPQMALEQEALESEAQLLSDELAVLKDHQQEEINQVIHKLENIRNTINIVSRSKGQQTDEFQNILAEQRRWLQKYYEPKLENLMKWDQSRTESLRHTQQEVKGLRRQLQVVLDQGAKLSTQKQFLQRQLQATHEKRGQDIALYQTQIRELEAKVSILKTELIIQKKKNDNMRIMKESLLEELAVYRECLTTCGSLIDSSDKADLKNLNPK